The following are from one region of the Hyphomicrobium album genome:
- a CDS encoding sensor histidine kinase: MAEQRHELDQRPSPEALLQSACRDETRTGRLMIFVGAAPGVGKTYTMLETARARKKDGYDVVVGVVETHGRKETKALLRGLEVIPRRIVEYKGRSLEEMDLDAIIARRPQIVVVDELAHTNAFGSRHPKRYLDVEELLSHGIDVYTTVNIQHIESLNDVIAQITRVRVRETIPDSVFDRADAVELIDLTPNDLIQRLKDGKVYIPDQAERALDHFFSPANLTALRELALRRTAERVDDQLLTQMRARAIPGPWAAGERLLVCISEDPRSAGLVRYTKRTADRLHAPWTALSVETRRSVRLSNEERDRIADTLRLVERLGGEAVTIPGGSHVLADDIVAFARANNVTQIIIGKSERSRWFEVLHGSVVHDLLRRSGNISVQVIAGDELTGDPIPKKTVRSAAAKPSYNAVPYIAALASVSAALAFAWFTRPYFGIESVDLVFLTAVFGVAIRYGLKPSLLASVAASLCYNFFFLPPLFTFTITDPTNVAAFVSFAVIAVVVSNLAARMRSQAVIAIGRSRTTEALYAFSRKLAGTGTLDEVLWATAFQMASMLKVRVVLLLPAGDALAVRAGYPPEDTLGASDIAAATWAWKNERPAGRGADTLPGAQRLFLPMRTGRSTVGVVGIDSDSPGPLLTPDQRRLFDALSDQAALAIERVRLVDDFDRAKRTMETERLRAALLTSLSHDLKTPLAAIFGAAGMLRELGERLTPADRDELLSTIIGESERLNRFIANLLDMTKLESGAVAPKTVPHEVGDIIAAAVKRAGTVLASHRVDVDLPEGNPLVRVDDVLLEQVLFNLLDNAAKYAPAGTTIGIRAWREGPSVMLQVLDEGPGIPAADLERVFDKFYRVRKADHVRAGTGLGLAISRGFVEIMRGTIVAGNRSDRTGAVFTIALPVAEVAAMEPVA; the protein is encoded by the coding sequence ATGGCAGAGCAGAGACACGAACTGGACCAGCGTCCCTCACCGGAAGCCCTGCTTCAATCCGCCTGCCGGGACGAGACCCGCACCGGCAGGCTGATGATTTTCGTCGGCGCGGCACCGGGCGTCGGCAAGACCTACACGATGCTGGAGACGGCGCGCGCCCGCAAGAAGGACGGCTACGACGTCGTCGTCGGGGTTGTGGAGACGCACGGCCGCAAGGAGACGAAGGCGCTGTTGCGCGGTCTCGAGGTCATTCCGCGCCGCATCGTCGAATACAAAGGGCGAAGTCTCGAGGAGATGGACCTCGATGCTATCATTGCGCGGCGCCCGCAGATCGTTGTCGTCGATGAGCTTGCCCACACGAATGCCTTTGGCAGCCGCCATCCGAAGCGGTACCTCGACGTCGAGGAGCTGCTCAGTCACGGCATCGATGTCTACACGACGGTCAACATCCAGCACATCGAGAGCCTGAACGACGTCATCGCGCAGATCACGCGCGTGCGGGTGCGGGAGACGATCCCCGATTCCGTGTTCGATCGCGCCGATGCGGTCGAGCTCATCGACCTCACGCCGAATGATCTGATCCAGCGCCTCAAGGACGGCAAGGTTTACATCCCTGACCAGGCCGAGCGTGCCCTTGACCATTTCTTCTCGCCCGCCAATCTCACGGCATTGCGCGAGCTGGCGCTGCGGCGCACCGCGGAGCGGGTCGACGATCAGCTTCTGACGCAGATGCGAGCGCGCGCCATTCCGGGGCCATGGGCTGCCGGTGAGCGGTTGCTCGTGTGCATCAGCGAGGATCCGCGGTCCGCCGGTTTGGTGCGCTACACCAAGCGCACGGCCGACCGGCTGCACGCCCCCTGGACGGCGCTGAGCGTCGAGACGCGCCGCAGCGTGCGCCTCTCGAACGAAGAGCGCGACCGCATCGCCGACACGCTGCGGCTGGTGGAGCGGCTGGGTGGCGAGGCGGTGACCATACCCGGCGGGTCGCACGTGCTGGCCGACGACATCGTCGCCTTCGCCCGCGCCAACAATGTCACGCAGATCATCATCGGCAAGTCCGAGCGCTCCCGCTGGTTCGAGGTCCTGCACGGCTCGGTGGTGCACGATCTGTTGCGCCGCTCGGGCAACATCAGCGTGCAGGTCATCGCCGGCGACGAGCTGACGGGCGACCCGATTCCGAAGAAGACCGTGCGTTCCGCCGCCGCGAAGCCGTCGTACAACGCAGTTCCCTACATTGCCGCACTGGCGTCCGTATCGGCGGCCCTCGCCTTTGCCTGGTTTACGCGGCCGTACTTCGGCATCGAAAGCGTCGACCTCGTCTTCCTCACCGCGGTGTTCGGTGTAGCCATCCGCTATGGCCTGAAGCCGTCGCTGCTGGCGAGCGTTGCGGCGTCGCTCTGCTACAACTTCTTCTTCTTGCCGCCGCTGTTCACGTTCACGATCACCGATCCAACCAACGTGGCGGCGTTCGTGTCGTTCGCGGTCATCGCCGTCGTCGTCTCCAATCTCGCGGCGCGCATGCGCAGCCAGGCGGTGATCGCCATCGGCCGCTCGCGCACGACCGAGGCACTCTATGCCTTCAGCCGCAAGCTGGCCGGCACCGGCACGCTCGACGAGGTGTTGTGGGCGACCGCCTTTCAGATGGCGTCGATGCTGAAAGTGCGCGTGGTGCTGCTTCTGCCGGCTGGCGACGCCCTCGCGGTGAGGGCCGGCTATCCGCCGGAGGACACGCTCGGCGCTTCCGACATCGCCGCGGCGACTTGGGCGTGGAAGAACGAGCGCCCCGCCGGACGTGGTGCCGATACGTTGCCCGGAGCCCAGCGGCTGTTCCTGCCCATGCGCACGGGCCGGTCCACCGTGGGTGTCGTCGGCATCGACAGCGACAGTCCCGGCCCATTGCTCACGCCGGATCAGCGCCGGCTGTTCGACGCGCTGAGCGACCAGGCGGCGTTGGCGATCGAGCGCGTGCGCCTGGTCGACGACTTCGACCGCGCCAAGCGGACGATGGAGACGGAGCGGCTGCGCGCCGCCCTGCTCACCTCATTGTCGCACGACCTCAAAACGCCGCTGGCCGCGATCTTCGGCGCCGCCGGCATGCTGCGCGAGTTGGGCGAGCGGCTGACCCCCGCCGACAGGGACGAGCTGCTCTCCACCATCATCGGCGAGTCGGAGCGGCTCAACCGCTTCATCGCCAACCTGCTCGACATGACAAAGCTCGAGTCGGGCGCGGTCGCGCCCAAGACGGTGCCGCATGAGGTAGGCGATATCATCGCCGCCGCCGTGAAGCGCGCCGGCACGGTGCTCGCATCGCATCGCGTCGACGTCGATTTGCCGGAGGGCAATCCGCTGGTGCGCGTCGACGACGTGCTGCTCGAGCAGGTCCTGTTCAACCTGCTCGACAACGCCGCCAAGTACGCCCCGGCGGGAACGACCATCGGGATTCGTGCCTGGCGCGAGGGGCCGTCGGTCATGCTGCAGGTGCTGGACGAGGGTCCCGGTATCCCGGCCGCCGATCTCGAGCGGGTCTTCGACAAGTTCTATCGCGTGCGGAAGGCCGATCACGTGCGCGCGGGCACCGGGCTGGGCCTCGCGATCTCGCGCGGCTTCGTCGAAATCATGCGGGGCACGATCGTCGCCGGCAACCGCAGCGATCGCACCGGCGCCGTGTTCACAATTGCCTTGCCTGTGGCCGAGGTCGCTGCCATGGAGCCGGTCGCATGA
- a CDS encoding K(+)-transporting ATPase subunit C has product MLKELRSALVLFAALAFLTGLIYPLAVTGLATSIFPDEAQGSLIERDGKVVGSQLIGQFFTSDRYFHGRPSATLGPDPADPAKTAPQPYNAVNSMGSNLGPTNKALVERVAGDVAKLKSENPGAPVPIDLVTTTGSGLDPDISPEAALFQVPRVAKARNLDEGTLRALIGKHTDARLFGVLGEPRVNVLALNLALDGAAAK; this is encoded by the coding sequence ATGTTGAAAGAGCTTCGCTCTGCCCTGGTTCTGTTCGCCGCCCTGGCGTTCCTCACCGGGCTCATTTATCCGCTCGCGGTCACCGGCCTCGCGACGTCGATCTTCCCCGATGAGGCACAGGGTAGCCTGATCGAGCGCGACGGCAAGGTCGTCGGCTCGCAACTGATCGGCCAGTTCTTCACGAGCGACCGCTATTTCCACGGTCGTCCTTCGGCAACGCTCGGCCCGGATCCGGCCGACCCGGCAAAGACCGCGCCGCAGCCCTACAATGCGGTGAACTCGATGGGTTCGAACCTCGGCCCGACCAACAAGGCACTGGTCGAACGGGTTGCGGGCGACGTCGCCAAACTCAAGTCGGAGAACCCCGGTGCCCCGGTACCGATCGATCTCGTCACCACGACCGGCAGCGGCCTCGACCCGGACATTTCGCCCGAGGCCGCACTTTTCCAGGTGCCGCGCGTTGCCAAGGCTCGCAACCTCGACGAGGGGACCTTGCGCGCTCTTATCGGGAAGCATACGGATGCCCGGCTTTTTGGAGTACTAGGAGAGCCGCGCGTTAATGTTCTGGCGCTCAACCTGGCGCTCGACGGGGCGGCGGCGAAGTAG
- the kdpB gene encoding potassium-transporting ATPase subunit KdpB, protein MEASKTHPRSTASALTDRKIVGPAIVAAFAKLDPRTLIKNPVIFVLEVVTVLTTIIFARDLIMQGGGENPLFTLQIIIWLWFTVLFANFAEAVAEGRGKAQAASLRRQRTQTQAKLLGSERSKDYKLVPGTSLKVGDVVLVEAGDIIPSDGEVIEGIASVNEAAITGESAPVIRESGGDRSAVTGGTQVLSDWVRVRITAAQGSTFIDRMIKLVEGAERQKTPNEIALNILLIGLTIIFVFATATIPSYAHYAGGSVPVVVLVALFVTLIPTTIGALLSAIGIAGMDRLVRFNVLAMSGRAVEAAGDVDTLLLDKTGTITLGNRQATEFKPLVGVSEQELADAAQLASLADETPEGRSIVVLAKEKYGIRSRDLSQQAHFIPFTAQSRMSGVELGDSWVRKGAVDSILGFLNGGGSVTQGRSSTVLALRPAVSAETVREANAIADAIAKSGGTPLAVAKDGKLLGLVHLKDVVKGGIRERFAELRRMGIRTVMITGDNPMTAAAIAAEAGVDDFLAQATPEDKLRLIRDEQAKGKLVAMCGDGTNDAPALAQADVGVAMNTGTQAAREAGNMIDLDSNPTKLIEIVEIGKQLLMTRGSLTTFSIANDVAKYFAIIPAMFVAIYPQLGALNIMGLASPQSAILSAIIFNALVIIALVPLALKGVAYRPIGAGPLLRRNLLIYGLGGVIIPFIGIKAIDMIVTALHLA, encoded by the coding sequence ATGGAAGCCTCTAAGACACATCCGCGGAGTACCGCCTCGGCGCTGACCGATCGCAAGATCGTCGGCCCGGCGATCGTCGCGGCGTTCGCCAAGCTCGATCCGCGGACTCTGATCAAGAACCCGGTCATCTTCGTGCTCGAGGTGGTGACCGTCCTCACGACAATCATCTTCGCGCGCGACCTCATTATGCAGGGCGGCGGCGAGAACCCGCTGTTCACTCTCCAGATCATCATCTGGCTGTGGTTCACGGTGCTGTTCGCCAACTTCGCCGAAGCCGTCGCGGAAGGGCGAGGCAAGGCCCAGGCCGCCAGCTTACGGCGCCAGCGCACGCAAACGCAGGCGAAGCTCCTCGGCAGCGAGCGGTCTAAGGACTACAAGCTCGTGCCCGGCACCAGCCTGAAGGTGGGCGACGTCGTGCTGGTCGAGGCCGGCGATATCATCCCCTCCGACGGCGAGGTGATTGAAGGCATCGCCTCGGTCAACGAGGCGGCGATCACCGGCGAATCGGCGCCGGTCATCCGCGAGTCGGGCGGCGATCGCTCGGCCGTCACCGGTGGCACGCAGGTGCTCTCCGACTGGGTTCGCGTGCGCATCACCGCCGCGCAGGGTTCGACCTTCATCGACCGCATGATCAAGCTGGTGGAAGGCGCCGAGCGGCAGAAGACGCCGAACGAGATCGCGCTCAACATCCTGCTCATCGGTCTCACCATCATCTTCGTGTTCGCCACCGCGACCATCCCGAGCTATGCGCACTATGCGGGCGGCTCGGTACCGGTCGTCGTGCTGGTGGCACTGTTCGTTACGCTTATCCCCACCACCATCGGTGCGCTCTTGTCGGCCATCGGCATCGCCGGCATGGATCGCCTCGTGCGCTTCAACGTCCTGGCGATGTCGGGTCGCGCCGTGGAGGCCGCCGGCGACGTCGATACGCTGCTGCTCGACAAAACGGGCACCATCACCCTCGGCAACCGGCAGGCGACCGAATTCAAGCCGCTCGTCGGCGTCAGCGAGCAAGAGCTTGCCGATGCCGCCCAGCTCGCCTCGCTCGCCGATGAGACGCCGGAAGGGCGCTCGATCGTCGTTCTGGCGAAGGAGAAGTACGGCATTCGTAGCCGCGATCTCTCACAGCAAGCGCACTTCATACCCTTTACCGCGCAGAGCCGCATGAGCGGCGTCGAGCTCGGCGACAGTTGGGTGCGCAAGGGTGCGGTGGATTCGATCCTCGGCTTTCTCAACGGCGGGGGTAGCGTGACGCAAGGCCGCTCGTCGACGGTGCTGGCCCTGCGCCCGGCGGTGAGCGCCGAAACGGTGCGCGAGGCCAACGCAATCGCCGACGCGATCGCCAAGTCCGGTGGCACACCGCTCGCGGTGGCCAAGGACGGCAAGTTGCTCGGCCTCGTGCATCTCAAGGACGTGGTGAAGGGCGGCATCCGCGAGCGCTTCGCCGAGCTGCGGCGCATGGGCATCCGCACGGTGATGATCACCGGCGACAACCCGATGACCGCGGCGGCCATTGCCGCGGAAGCGGGCGTCGACGATTTCCTCGCGCAGGCGACGCCGGAGGACAAGCTGCGCCTCATCCGTGACGAGCAGGCGAAGGGCAAGCTCGTCGCCATGTGCGGCGACGGCACGAACGACGCGCCCGCCCTCGCTCAGGCCGACGTCGGCGTCGCCATGAACACGGGCACGCAGGCAGCGCGCGAGGCCGGCAACATGATCGACCTCGACTCCAACCCGACGAAGCTCATCGAGATCGTCGAGATCGGCAAGCAGCTTCTGATGACGCGCGGCTCGCTGACGACGTTCTCCATCGCCAACGACGTGGCGAAGTATTTCGCCATCATCCCCGCGATGTTCGTGGCCATCTACCCGCAGCTCGGCGCGCTGAACATCATGGGCCTGGCGAGCCCGCAGAGTGCCATCCTGTCGGCGATCATCTTCAACGCCCTGGTGATCATCGCGCTTGTCCCGCTCGCACTGAAGGGTGTCGCCTACCGGCCGATCGGCGCCGGGCCGCTCCTGCGCCGCAACCTTCTGATTTACGGCCTCGGCGGCGTCATCATCCCGTTCATCGGCATCAAGGCGATCGACATGATCGTCACTGCCCTGCACCTGGCCTGA
- the kdpA gene encoding potassium-transporting ATPase subunit KdpA, with protein MTLNGWIQIILFFGIVVALVKPLGWYMTRVFSGERTLLSPVLRPVEASLYWAGGVDEKREQDWLTYTVAMLLFNVAGFLALYFLLRVQGTLPLNPQGMSAVPEALSFNTAVSFVTNTNWQNYGGESTLSYLTQMLGLTHQNYLSAATGIVLAVALIRGFSRASAKTVGNFWVDVTRCTLYVLLPICIPLALFLVWQGMPQTLAPYVEATTLEGAKQTIAVGPVASQIAIKMLGTNGGGFFNANAAHPFENPTALSNLVQMVAIFALGAGLTNVFGRMVGDQRQGWAIFAAMSVLFFAGVTLAYWAEAHGNDAFTALGLTGGNMEGKEVRFGIPLSALFAVITTAASCGAVNAMHDSFTALGGMVPLINMQLGEIIIGGVGAGLYGMLLFVILAIFVAGLMVGRTPEYIGKKIEAKEVKMAMLAILILPLMYLGWSAVATVLPSAVASIANAGPHGFSEIIYLYTSSTANNGSAFGGITGNTDFYNITGAVAMFIGRFWVIIPAMAIAGSLAAKKTVPPSVGTFPTDGGLFVGLVVGVVLIVGGLTFFPALALGPIVEHLAMRAHMLF; from the coding sequence ATGACCCTCAATGGCTGGATTCAAATCATCCTGTTTTTCGGCATCGTCGTTGCGCTGGTGAAGCCGCTCGGCTGGTACATGACGCGCGTCTTTAGCGGCGAACGTACACTCCTCTCGCCGGTGTTGCGCCCGGTCGAGGCTTCGCTCTACTGGGCGGGTGGCGTCGACGAAAAGCGCGAGCAGGACTGGCTGACCTACACGGTCGCCATGCTCTTGTTCAACGTCGCTGGCTTCCTCGCTCTCTACTTCCTCCTGCGCGTGCAGGGCACTCTGCCGCTGAACCCGCAAGGCATGTCGGCGGTGCCGGAGGCGCTGTCGTTCAACACGGCGGTGAGCTTCGTCACCAATACCAACTGGCAGAACTACGGCGGCGAGAGCACCCTCTCCTACCTGACCCAGATGCTGGGCCTGACGCATCAGAACTATCTATCGGCGGCCACCGGCATCGTGCTCGCGGTGGCGCTCATCCGCGGCTTTTCGCGGGCCTCCGCCAAGACCGTCGGCAACTTCTGGGTCGACGTCACCCGCTGTACTCTCTACGTGCTGCTGCCTATCTGCATTCCCCTTGCCCTCTTCCTGGTTTGGCAGGGCATGCCGCAGACGCTCGCCCCCTACGTCGAGGCGACGACGCTCGAAGGCGCCAAGCAGACGATTGCGGTTGGCCCAGTTGCGTCGCAGATCGCCATCAAGATGCTCGGCACCAACGGCGGCGGTTTCTTCAATGCCAACGCTGCGCATCCGTTCGAGAACCCCACCGCGCTGTCGAACCTGGTGCAGATGGTGGCGATCTTCGCGCTCGGCGCCGGTCTCACCAATGTGTTCGGCCGCATGGTCGGCGACCAGCGCCAGGGCTGGGCGATCTTCGCGGCGATGAGTGTCCTGTTCTTCGCCGGCGTCACGCTCGCCTACTGGGCCGAGGCGCATGGCAATGATGCCTTTACCGCCCTGGGCCTCACGGGCGGCAACATGGAAGGCAAGGAGGTGCGATTCGGCATTCCTCTGTCGGCGCTCTTCGCGGTTATCACGACGGCAGCCTCGTGCGGCGCCGTCAACGCCATGCACGACTCGTTCACCGCCCTCGGCGGCATGGTCCCACTCATCAACATGCAGCTCGGCGAGATCATCATCGGCGGCGTCGGCGCGGGTCTCTACGGCATGCTGCTGTTCGTCATCCTGGCGATCTTTGTCGCCGGCCTGATGGTCGGCCGCACGCCCGAGTACATCGGCAAGAAGATCGAGGCGAAGGAGGTCAAGATGGCCATGCTCGCCATCCTGATCCTGCCGCTGATGTATCTCGGTTGGTCGGCCGTGGCGACGGTGCTGCCGTCGGCGGTTGCCTCGATCGCCAATGCCGGACCGCACGGCTTCTCGGAGATCATCTATCTCTACACGTCGAGCACGGCGAACAACGGATCGGCGTTCGGTGGCATCACCGGCAACACCGACTTCTACAACATCACCGGTGCCGTCGCGATGTTCATCGGCCGCTTCTGGGTGATCATCCCGGCAATGGCCATCGCCGGCTCGCTCGCGGCGAAGAAGACCGTGCCACCGTCCGTCGGCACGTTCCCGACCGACGGCGGACTGTTCGTCGGCCTCGTTGTCGGCGTGGTCCTCATCGTCGGCGGTCTCACCTTCTTCCCGGCACTCGCCCTCGGACCCATCGTCGAGCACCTCGCGATGCGCGCCCACATGCTCTTCTGA
- a CDS encoding K(+)-transporting ATPase subunit F, translating to MEFDLWLAGLVTAGLLVYLVYALLRPEQF from the coding sequence ATGGAATTCGACCTGTGGCTCGCCGGCCTCGTGACAGCGGGCCTTCTCGTCTACCTCGTCTACGCCCTGCTCCGCCCCGAGCAGTTCTGA
- a CDS encoding glucosamine inositolphosphorylceramide transferase family protein yields the protein MKISVCLNPEQLRRWHCWLIDRLVCDGHAVRLRYEMSGFSLPSSLAALLMVQRTLSGGGERASDRVDAKDLAAACGAAPAEGVPDVEINLTGEGSNGPDGAATQLWPLYDGARDEAALWLALLQGRAPVLGIGSSGGRTAEIARPVLENPHSLPRSADNALSRLVEGIARALPRPLEGVGDSHAVNSTAVEIPIAAVGALAWNYVQTLAGQVLANVLANGPSWRTAWRRAPEGRTHLQPLPGRGAYSEIATDGERYYADPFVIFREGMHHVFVEELPYATQKGIISHVSIDARGNLSRVTPVLECAHHLSYPQIIEHEGEIYMLPEASASGALDLYKAKRFPYRWAHAARLIDAPLHDATLFRHDGRFYITAGMQALRSASYDALGIYSAPSLFGPWTPNPGNPVLVDGRFSRPAGDVYSADGSLWRPIQNGTRGYGAGLEIARITAIDATYFAQEPVASHAFAAGRAALGPHTLNWAAGIEVVDYFANGAELLGRKSA from the coding sequence ATGAAGATTTCCGTTTGCCTTAACCCGGAGCAGCTGCGGCGCTGGCATTGCTGGCTGATCGACAGGCTCGTATGCGACGGCCACGCGGTTCGTCTGCGCTACGAGATGTCGGGCTTTAGTTTGCCGTCGTCGCTGGCGGCACTGCTCATGGTGCAGCGGACATTGAGCGGCGGCGGCGAGCGTGCCTCTGATCGTGTCGATGCCAAGGATTTGGCTGCGGCTTGCGGCGCCGCTCCAGCGGAAGGCGTTCCCGACGTCGAGATCAATCTCACGGGAGAAGGTTCCAATGGGCCGGACGGAGCCGCGACGCAGCTTTGGCCGCTCTACGATGGCGCGCGCGACGAAGCCGCGCTGTGGCTGGCGCTGCTGCAGGGGCGCGCGCCCGTCCTCGGAATAGGTTCCAGCGGCGGCCGCACGGCCGAGATCGCCCGGCCGGTCCTGGAGAACCCCCATTCGCTTCCGCGCTCGGCGGACAACGCGCTCTCTCGCCTCGTCGAAGGCATCGCGCGTGCCTTGCCCCGGCCGCTCGAGGGGGTCGGAGATAGCCATGCTGTGAACTCTACGGCTGTAGAGATCCCCATCGCGGCTGTCGGTGCTCTCGCCTGGAACTATGTGCAGACGCTCGCCGGGCAAGTCCTGGCGAATGTCCTAGCCAATGGACCATCATGGCGCACCGCGTGGCGTCGGGCCCCCGAAGGGCGCACGCACTTGCAACCGCTCCCCGGTCGCGGAGCGTATTCGGAAATCGCGACCGACGGCGAGCGGTACTATGCGGACCCATTCGTGATTTTTCGCGAGGGGATGCACCACGTGTTTGTCGAGGAGCTGCCCTACGCCACGCAGAAGGGCATCATCTCCCACGTGTCGATTGACGCACGCGGCAATCTCAGCCGCGTTACCCCCGTGCTCGAGTGTGCGCATCACCTTTCGTATCCGCAGATCATCGAGCACGAGGGCGAGATCTACATGCTGCCCGAGGCGTCGGCCTCGGGCGCGCTCGACCTCTACAAGGCGAAGCGCTTTCCCTATCGCTGGGCGCACGCGGCGCGCCTCATCGACGCGCCGCTCCACGATGCCACGCTCTTCCGCCACGACGGGCGCTTCTACATCACGGCCGGCATGCAGGCGTTGCGCAGCGCCAGCTACGACGCCCTCGGCATCTATTCGGCGCCGAGCCTGTTCGGGCCATGGACGCCCAATCCCGGCAACCCGGTGCTCGTCGACGGGCGGTTCAGCCGGCCTGCGGGCGATGTCTACAGTGCCGATGGAAGCTTGTGGCGGCCGATTCAGAACGGCACGCGCGGTTACGGTGCGGGACTCGAGATAGCGCGCATCACGGCAATCGATGCGACGTACTTCGCGCAGGAGCCGGTGGCGTCGCATGCGTTCGCGGCCGGCCGAGCGGCGCTCGGCCCGCACACGCTCAACTGGGCTGCGGGGATAGAGGTCGTCGACTACTTTGCGAACGGCGCGGAGCTGTTGGGGCGAAAATCTGCCTGA
- a CDS encoding glycosyltransferase family 4 protein, with translation MTSRTVVQIVHAEAGGGVETLARMIEAELTRRGFAIETRVLYSRTDLPAAKKLAAVVNMAWQLLRSPPDALIAYQATASLLIGGVGSLRGRRRIVHQTALPAETLAPLRILDRLAGAARLYSANVLNTAATAAAFAGYPRSYLRHVRLIEHGIAPLPVATDPRSTLARQGIPQDGRPLLISVGRLCSQKGQDRILNALLSLADCRLVLVGSGPEEDAFRALAERLGIADRVHFLGTLARPEVGALMQAADVFVFPSRWETFGLAAVEAAMAGVPVVASDIDVLREVLATLDTRSVRFLATEDAHALADAVRSILADPQAKVRALECSDAIRQRYSLERMTDAYVALLSA, from the coding sequence ATGACCAGCCGCACCGTCGTCCAAATCGTGCATGCCGAAGCGGGCGGTGGCGTGGAAACGCTCGCGCGCATGATCGAGGCGGAGCTCACCCGCCGCGGCTTCGCCATCGAGACACGCGTCCTCTATTCGCGCACCGACTTGCCGGCGGCCAAGAAGCTTGCGGCCGTGGTTAACATGGCGTGGCAGCTGCTCCGCAGTCCCCCCGACGCGCTCATCGCCTATCAGGCGACGGCATCGCTGCTGATCGGCGGTGTCGGATCGTTGCGCGGGCGTCGCCGGATCGTGCATCAGACGGCGCTCCCTGCCGAGACCCTGGCACCACTCCGCATCCTCGATCGGCTGGCGGGAGCCGCGCGGCTCTACTCGGCCAATGTCCTCAATACGGCCGCCACCGCCGCGGCGTTCGCCGGCTACCCGCGCAGCTACCTGCGGCACGTCCGCCTCATCGAGCACGGCATCGCGCCATTGCCCGTCGCCACCGATCCCCGTTCCACGCTGGCGCGGCAAGGTATTCCGCAGGACGGACGGCCGCTCCTGATCAGCGTCGGCCGGCTGTGCTCTCAGAAGGGGCAGGACCGGATTCTCAACGCCCTTCTCTCGCTCGCCGATTGCCGTCTGGTTCTGGTCGGCTCCGGACCGGAGGAAGACGCCTTCCGCGCCTTGGCGGAACGGCTTGGCATCGCAGATCGCGTCCACTTCTTAGGCACCTTGGCGCGTCCGGAGGTCGGTGCGCTCATGCAGGCCGCAGATGTGTTCGTCTTTCCGTCCCGGTGGGAAACGTTCGGTCTCGCGGCGGTCGAGGCGGCGATGGCGGGTGTGCCAGTCGTCGCGTCCGATATCGACGTCCTGCGCGAGGTGCTGGCGACGCTCGATACGCGAAGCGTCCGCTTTCTTGCCACGGAAGACGCTCATGCATTGGCCGACGCCGTGCGCAGCATACTCGCCGATCCACAGGCGAAGGTGCGGGCGCTGGAATGCAGCGATGCGATCCGCCAGCGCTATAGTCTGGAAAGAATGACCGACGCTTACGTGGCGCTCTTGTCCGCATAG
- a CDS encoding GNAT family N-acetyltransferase: MTGNSYRLQTTDTWAGFERRWATLAESARVSPFQRIEWLRQWYQSFARPGSVDPLLISISDAVTSEDVMLLPLIVRRRAGLSTVEFADRGVTDINAPLLGRGAPSDVAGAQAIWQLLVDNLRGYDGIRFQKMPKLIDERPNPLASDSRVRVADLRRWTLAADEQWVVERKRGRAYKRSQNGFAKAGAGRFIFAKTEGEAQRILLTLERLQLARLSELGRSHILAEPEHKSFYEALGASRGTDFTYLSALELDGELVACLLSVASKPWVTFLRIASDSRFAHLSLGRHLMELTMMALREKGYEMLDLSIGDAGHKARLGASPQPVYELSYPLSWQGSLFLGALGARRLLGQLRRGYADKSAT, encoded by the coding sequence TTGACGGGCAACAGCTATCGCCTGCAAACGACCGACACCTGGGCCGGTTTCGAGCGGCGGTGGGCGACGCTCGCGGAGTCTGCGCGCGTCTCGCCGTTCCAGCGCATCGAGTGGTTGCGCCAGTGGTATCAGTCCTTCGCGCGCCCGGGGTCCGTTGACCCGCTGCTCATCAGCATCAGCGATGCTGTAACCAGCGAAGACGTCATGCTGTTGCCGCTCATCGTGCGCCGCCGCGCGGGGCTGTCCACCGTCGAGTTCGCCGATCGCGGCGTGACCGACATCAATGCGCCGCTCTTGGGCCGTGGGGCGCCGAGCGACGTTGCAGGCGCCCAAGCCATTTGGCAGCTCCTCGTTGACAACTTGAGGGGCTACGACGGCATCCGCTTTCAGAAGATGCCGAAGCTGATTGACGAGCGCCCAAATCCGCTCGCTTCCGATTCCCGCGTGCGCGTTGCCGACCTGCGGCGGTGGACGCTCGCAGCCGACGAGCAGTGGGTCGTCGAGCGTAAGCGCGGACGCGCCTATAAGCGCAGCCAGAACGGTTTCGCCAAGGCGGGTGCCGGCCGTTTCATCTTCGCCAAGACGGAAGGCGAGGCGCAACGCATCCTTCTGACGCTCGAGCGATTGCAGTTGGCGCGCTTGAGCGAGCTCGGACGCTCGCACATCTTGGCAGAGCCGGAGCACAAGAGTTTCTACGAGGCGCTAGGCGCCAGCCGCGGAACCGATTTCACCTACTTGAGCGCGCTCGAGCTCGATGGTGAGCTGGTAGCCTGCCTGTTGTCGGTGGCCTCGAAGCCGTGGGTGACATTCCTGCGCATCGCATCCGACTCTCGCTTTGCGCACCTCAGCCTCGGCCGCCATCTCATGGAGCTGACGATGATGGCGCTGCGCGAGAAGGGCTACGAGATGCTCGATCTCTCAATCGGCGACGCCGGGCACAAGGCGCGCCTCGGCGCATCACCACAGCCGGTCTATGAGCTGTCATATCCGCTGTCGTGGCAGGGCAGCCTCTTCCTCGGCGCTTTGGGCGCCCGGCGGCTACTCGGCCAGCTGCGTCGCGGCTATGCGGACAAGAGCGCCACGTAA